The nucleotide sequence CTCTTCTTCTGCCTGATTAACGCCATAGCTGTTTAAGCTTATTAAAGAGGATGAATGatgttattaaatataataaaattttatgtgaaataattttcatattctatttggaaaattgtatttatattatagtgatattaaaacaaaaaaaaattagacgactaaaaaaaaataattatgaaaaaaaattttcccataCCGGGAATCGAACCCGGGCCTTCCGGGTGAGAGCCGGATATCCTAACCACTAGACAATATGGGATAATTGTTTGCACCACCAAATGCGCTACTTTAGGAAACTAACCAAACCactaatttttattcatatctCTGTCCGTACCTATAATGAATTAATAATTGTGtgctgaaaattttattattttctttatttacagGCGAAAGTCAACTTTAGCACCGGCAATAAAGTGTAACAACAATACGTGCGAATAAACACTCTCAGCGCACACTATTACGGCAGCTCTACCTGCCTGCACTCCAAATGAAATGCGAATACCGGCACTGTGAAAAAGtagcaaagcaaataaatatacaaatttaagcAAATCAGGTTATTCGTGCCGTGAAACGAGCACAATTAATTCGCGACTCCCACGCCTGCGCAGTGGATAAGTGACGCGGCCAAATTCGGTGACAGCCATGCGTGGCGCATATTCGGAGAAACAATCAAGTTCATCAGCGGCGTCGGCTGTGCCTTCCCCACGCCCAAGCACCACCGTTGTCTGGCAACctgtaaacacacacacacacacacatacatacatacatgccatATGAACAAGTCTTTTGCATCAGTGCATCTGTTGCGCTTAATGAATAATACAATTTTCTCTTAGTGTGCGGCATCAAAAGAGCcagtaaagcaataaaaaaaaaaaaaacaatcgcaAATCTATTTGCAGCGCAGTCGGTGGCCTTTGGCCTATACTTTTAttctacacacaaacatatagtATTTATGGCAACTGTCCGATAGCGGCTCGTTTGTTGCAGTGCTGATTGACTGTATTGGACGCGCCGTATTGGCGGCCGGCAGTATTACACTTTTACAAGGTGCCAAGTGTGCCATTTCGTGCTATGACAGATTTTTCGCACCTCGCACCTCTGTGAGGCGTTGCCATTTTGTGTGTGGTTTCAAAAGTGGGTCACATTTGGTGGTGGAAGGCGGCGACGTGCGTTGTTTGGCAAAGACAAAAGCcaaattaaaaaggaatttcGCACCAATGTTTTACGTtggtaacaaaaaacaaagattaCAAGTGCAAtagcaataaaagcaaatgaaaaaatttatatatagatTTGTAAGTGctaatttatgttaaaaatccTTATTTGGGCTAAGAGCTTTGCTATGCCAAAgtagagaagaaaaaaaatcaattaatttcaCAATGAGCTACTATTAAAATTGTTAGTGAAGCGAACGTGACGGAACGGGCAAAGTGCCATACAAATCGGCGCGAAAACGCGAAAAAGACGTGCgattaattgattaaaaaaagtcTTTCCAGCAgcgataaaaaacaaataaactgtgaaataaacataaatttatatttgtgcATAGTTGtggttatagaaattttacacaCAAATATTTGTGTGCGTAGAAGTGGAAAGCAAAACAAGGCCCGAAAATTCATTCATAACATCCATTCAACGTTGCGCTCTTCTAATTTGCGTGCGCTATAAACTCACTCTCCGTCGCTCTGCGCTCATTTGCAAAGAGCTCTCTGTTGTCGCCCGCAGCTCTTCAAACGTTTTGTATACGAAGATGCATACGTCACATCTGGTCACTCCAACAGCGGCTGAAACGCCGAATACTCATCAACACCAACACCCACACCATGGTTACCAAAACCACAATTACCATTACAACAGCCCACAGTAtcatagcagcagcagcagcagcagcagcagtattAATAACAACAATCCAAATTACATACCTCACGATCAATCCACCACCAATTTCACCAACTCAAATCCAACACACCATCTCTATACTTCCGCCACCACAAACCCTACCCATATAAACAGCGGTACACCATCTACGTCGCCACAACACAAATTTGCGCCTGCACGTAGGCTTGCCGCTCGTCAGACGTTACGTCTGCAAATACCCAAACAACAGGGTGACACATATGGCTTTCAAAATGCCTGCAATGCTGGTGTGAATGCTGCTTCTTCCAATTATTACAAGTATTCACCATCACAACTGCCGCCTGCGCCGATATTAAAGCGCAATACAACGACACCAACAACGGCATATCACACAAAGAACTCGTTGCCGAAATCAGCTTCGCCGTTGGAGTCACATAAGCTGCCGAATGTTGTTTGTAGTAGCGCTTCACCTTCTCCGCAATTATCCTCTACATCTGCGCTACACTACAATGGCAGCAATGGTGGGTTGTCGATCCAAACAGCCACTGCCACACCCACCAGCAGTGCAAACAAATTCCTGAATTTACGTAAACCGAGTATCACCTTGAATTCGGCGGATGTGCGCAACAATAACGGTACTAGTGGCAGTAGTATTGGAAGTTGTGGCAGTGATTTATTTGGTTTCGCTAAGGAATTGTCACCATCGATGGATATGAGCGGTGAGTCTTTCATATCTTTTAATGTTGAGTAAGCCGAGCAACTTATGGCGATTTTGTTCCTCCCAAAAAATGCTGCCTTTCCATTGCCCTTTACTCTTTTCATGTTCGCAACTAAGTCTAATCCAACGAGAAAATTCTGTGATCGATtctattttttcaattgaaaagCTTCGTCAGAGGAgttgagaaaaattatctaGAGAAAAATGGCTGGCCTAGAGAAAAATTACTCCAATTTCATGCAAATGATGAACTCAGAAggcaaaatataagaaaaatgggCAGTATCACGCCcactttttggtaaattcaCCCAAAAATATTCGCTCCTCACCTCATTTAGAtccgataaaaataaatattattgagatttgCTGAAATCACTCCCATATTTTTATGTGTTAGTACTAAGCTTTCGTCTGTCCGTCTGATGTCTGAGAGTTTGTTTGACTGAAAAGGTAAAAACGCCATACCCaactaaattttactaaaatatgcaCGGGCATAAAGTTCGGTACAGGCCAAATTTAGCAtttctttcttgtttttttttttttattttttgttgtggcTGACAAGCTGAAAGACTTAAGACTCTTTCTGGGCAAAGTGAAGGGTTTCAAAAAGTGGGAGAGAGCTAAGAGTACTAATTTCTAGCAAATCAATGTACATAGTCTGTAATCTGAGCTTAAAGGAAACGGGAAAACTGCCGGGAGAAGGGATAAATACTGAAGACCGATTGCAATATTAGCTAAGATTACCATAGAGAGTCGGCAACTAGGTGCTCCTTCTATCGGTTTCTATGCTGAGGAAAGACTCATATCTACAAATGAATTCACTGACAGGCGCTACAGACAAACCATGAAAAGGTGCGGATACTATTGATCGCGCTTCAAAGCCCTGCCTAGCCAGTTCGTCATCTAATAAACACCTTATTCCGCTCAACGGATATAGGAACTTCAGAGCTAAGCTCCGACTTACATTCATTCGTAAAGATTATGGAGTACCAAAGATCTGGTTTCGCTGACACAAGCCAGTTGGTACTACGGcactaaatattgtaaaatacttgACTCTCGGTAAGCTAGAATCAGAAGACTTTTCTAATAagcgaattttttttgtgaGCCAGTTAAAATACTcctgccttcttcttcttcttaattggcgcgataactgcttacgcaaTTTCTTTCCCGTACTAACCGATGCCAGatggaaacaccaagtaaagccaagtccttcttcccctgatttttccaacgcagaggagaacTTCCTCCTCCTCTGAtacaaccagctggtaccgtaacGATTACACTCAAAGCCGGAGTGTTTGGTTTCATTGgttcagccaacgtagccgttggactcttattcgctgcgctacttCTGTGCAGTCGTAAATTACTACTCATttgaactttactactcaattgcctacttactCCAAAGTAgcccttgttggcaagagagattattTATGGCATCGTCGCAGCCTGTAGAGGGTTTTAAGCATTTCCTGCAAGGAATAAATTAACAATTGGTATATGGTGTATTTGTGTTGTAGGCAGCTCAGCAAAGGAGTTCACTGATTCATTGTGCCAAACCACGCGTGCTTACAGCACGCAATTTATAGAAATAAGACTCTTTTAGGTGGACGACTTCACGTTTTAGCAAAAGTTTCCCATACAAAATAGGATATTTTTTGAGAAGAAAGTTTGGATACTTAACTTCACAAAAAATCTTTATAGGGACATCCCTAACTCCAGACAGAGTGAAATCAACATTGCTTTTCCTTGCAGTAAATATagtattttcaaagttttcagcttAGTTTTTAGAGGATGTAATGACAACCTCCTTTCTGCAAACAAAGCGTCATTTGAAGCACTAAAAACCTTTCCGAGTGAACTGgacaagacagatggaggtctgtctcatcgtgtgctatttcgaaaacactatggcctcaatatgaTAGAAGCAGAACGCGTAAGGTGATGGgagtcccccgccattcaatttccaaactcattgcggtgttcactggtcactgggtgatctgtactcatgcggagagtcttggaattccgtacaacccctattgcagaagctgtggggatcttgCAGAGAAAGGGACTGTGGAACggtttctctgcaaatgtccggctctggcggctggGCGCTTgtgattccttagcgtgccctttggggatgacttgaagaaattctccggcctagatcccttttccctCCTTCACtatatcaacagcactggatggctgtagacgggtttttctcttccctaaatcttttcacaggtagtggtccaaattatggcatcaaaacggcacgtaagtgctacttgaagtgtacctggggtactcttgccatcttacctacctaccgaACTTGACAAATTATACTTTATACTATAGAAAAATCCTTCATAAAGTCGGTCCTTCATTCAGTCAAGcttctaaagggtgatcaatttagaagtATCGGGTTTTAAATTCTGCTAAAACAACGAGAATTCAAATTctcatgaataactttaataatgttggcttttaatgcctcaatcgaagctggtatACTCACAGAGCACTAAGACACCCCCACatataaaagtccaaaggtgtgatatcccGCGATCTTGGTGGCcgatccactggtccgagagaGGAGATAAATTACTCACCGAAACGGCGACGCGGTAAGTCCATAGTTTCAtaggctgtgtggcaagtagtaCCGTCTTGTTGGCACCAAATGTTGTAGTTCAAAAGGACGTTTatggtagtagtctggtcaaatactaattttttatgtatattttttaggttttttttaagaaaataaaatgcgatcgttttgattttatagtatgttattattgacaatttttttttacatatttttttatagtagtgtggcaccaaagtaagtgtcttaaaaaaagataggtggcttgtcaacaggattttggctcttcgcttattttcaatggatgtaattgCTGTTCTTCAATAGCTTTCAGTCGCTCtgcagcccaaatacggcaatttcgcTTATTGATGTAGACATTCAGctaaaaatgggtctcatcgttgaacaccataagttgaccTAAGCGCGCAATGAactcttttcacagagcgtcgattttagTAATGcagttgtacgatttgtaaaggtTGTTTCCataatgaaatttcaatgaatactgaaaaatattatgtatttGGTTTGACGCGtgatctttcaaaaaaaaccctgttggaaaaagtaccaccaatctgatcaccctttacatgtgTTTCAGCGATGGTCaatagatttattaaaatttagtttgtatTCCCCAAAGTACCTCGCTCACATTTGCCAAAGCTTTCTTCCATTTCCTAAAACAATTTATATGAGCTCTTTTATGCGTCTTCACCTCTATCAGCCTATTTTGTTCCATGGCGCCAATAAACTAAAAGGATTAACTACAGCAGCGATTTCagtttcagaaaataaaaaagccaCACGGCACTAGTTCTGGCGAACTCTTTGCCTAATCGAGGATATTTAATTAGGACGTTTTTTACTTCAAACTCCTGCTCAATGTTTGCTCGATGCGATAGTGTATTGTCGCCCTAATGAATCCTTGAATTTTATCTCCATAATATCGGGGACTTCAAGGTAGATGCTCTTTCATGTGGCCACCCTACCTTGGTCTCTATTGATTGTTTGTTCTACCGACCTTCCACCTTATGGCACACCATACCTCGCATCTCAAACAATTTCGCCATGCGGACAGAGATTTGACTGAATGTTTGTGTATAAAACATTGTTGAAAATaagattttaaaaagttttgttttatttcgtaGATCATTCACCGATTTTTGCCTCATCCATTTCGCCTTCAACAAGCTCAGGCTGCTCACCCACGCACCACATCAATCGGCTTTTCAGTTTAAGCCCCTCAACTATGCGCAGTTACGGCAATGTAAGTAtgcattttattacttttttattgctttaatagGTACATTTATTGACTGGTTGTGTTTATCACGATTGACTAAACAGTTTCACTTCATTTGTAAAATCttttatacaaaagaaaattaaaaggcagAGCTTAGTTCAAACAGATTTGAAGTGGGTATGAGCAAGTCAATTATTATAAAACGATTATTATTTAGATTCCCCCTAATAAGTGCCTTTATGAGTGATCCATTGATAGAAATGATACTGGTATAGGGTGCCTGAACCATACGagacatttattttaaaaacttcgtatttatttaacaaaacctACATATGTTTTACCTACTTCCCGTCCAAACGCTCTCGAAGAGACTCGTGATTCAATTTACCGGTAACCGGAAATAGTAATAGCCCATAAAAGTTCTTCGAAACTCCACGCTTgcctgataaatgcaaaacttCTCATTTCAATTTATGAAGTGACAATGAAAGAAATGAGCCCAGGATATCGAaagatatttattcaaaacattAAGGGTCCCGGGgtatagaaatttcaaaaaatcgagtttttattttttcaatatttcgaaagcatagtttcttaagaatatactgtgaaatctTCATGGGGAAAATTAATATGCGAAAATAAtcacaatattatagcttctacagcccattgactgggtagagagcggtccacgCGCTCCCGCACCTCaagctttaaactcatttacctCGAAACGATTTTTTCCGGcctgatgtaaaaaaaaactatttaaccgaatcgtttgaaattttaatataatatgttgttcagaacatcaatggctatcgcccgtactagaatcatattattatttcaattacttcgtatttttttattaaaaaactgaaaaaaacgatttttagagtgtctaattcaaaaccgcgccattttgtcaattttttgtttttgttttatttttatttttattctagtagcgggacatagctacagtcgcactgaatcatatattttttttttcttcagataaatagaagagccaaaatggacaacggGAGGACACAACGAAATGGACGGTCcatgtccaatttttcgggagggtcaacttcagcggcatttgtaaaattattaaaattaaaataaaaaaaaatatttttcatttttagattcattttcatttaagaaaaacttttttttcatttttgtagaagAAGTTAgctaaaaaacctaaaaaaatttaaatatcgtttttcattttattgcaaaaaaaaaactatccgaaaatactctaaattttcgagctctagaccatcgGGAACCCTTATGTGAGTTATAATCTATAAAGAGGAAGAtttgtctgtttttattttgctggAGCGAGTGAACATAGgctgttttgttttaataccccaaaaaatcttgaaaatataCGTGAAAAAGAGGGACTCAAACACTAAATTCGATGATTTTCGACAGAATGCGACTGaaacagggtttgattgaaaagtaatgagccttatttttttaagcagttttattaaaccttttggcttatataactaatattcttcaaaataggacccttgagcgtcaaatacaccgctggtagcggtccttccactgcaggaaacgttttttaaactcatccgccggaatcgcgttcaattcggctgtcacagttttttggatcgcctcgatgtagtcgaaacgcctccccttcagctttcttttcaggcgtggGAACAAGCAGAattccggaggggacaggtcacCGGAACTCCCATCTtcgccaatgcagaggtgcagaggaaggcggtcttcgacgtcctcccggccttccttgaacgacttgtgccaccgttttacctggagactggacagagattggtccccgtaagcctccttgagtagcccaatggtttcggtactcgttttgtttagctttacgcaaaatttgatcgagtaacgttgctccaaggatcgttgcattttttccactgcaaaatcctaacacacttttaaaacttctttcacgcgcggagcgatgttgactgcacccctgttgccagcgaactggaaggggaaggtccaacgatcattttccccaccagccgattcggttgatcgcttcgCAGACGCTCCGTACGGAAGGGCTCATTACtcttcaatcaaaccctgtatactaCAGTAGGGGCATCAAACAAAAGCTATCttacaaaatttattgcaaaaacacTTTGAGGGCCAACAATTGGCTCGGTAGATGACACGGAAGATATTTCACAAAATTGTAGTTTGGGGATAAaggaatccattattttctctgcgtgatcgatatctcgtaaataaacgagcaaacaatttaaagtttatgcttgttgtcaaggtgacatttcccactaagaaaaatagtttgctgttttttgttttttaattcagttgtgagttaccgGGTGTTAACAattgaagtcaacaaagagaaaattcggtgcaTTTTACAGTTTATCTTTGATagaggcgaaaatgcaagccggCCCGCTGAAATTGCGAATGGCATTTATGGTACCGATACTGTCACAGCTAGTTACGTGCAATTTGGGTTTCGTCGATTGCGTtcaagcatttttgatgttaatgaaaatgtcgataatgtagAAAATTTCGATTaactcaaagaaataatcgaatTTGACCGTCATGTTAGTAATCATAGCATTGCCCAGGAACTATAGATTGactataaaacagttttaaaccatttgcgcaaaaattggacgcaaaaataatggatttctttttcgccaaactaatattaaaattttcgcaTGTGGTCGCACTATAGGCTAAGAGCCTGAAACACACAGGTGGTAGTGGACAACTGCTATAGCTCGATCTATTCTAAATCTCGTTCTCTTACACTTACTGCCtatcacatatgtacatagattaTTTTAGATTATTATGTGGGATTTATCACTACTTAGAGATCTATTGCGCCACCTTCATGGATAATTTTAATCCAATTAAATTTAAtccaattaaaattattgatattGGTTTTGACTCCAGATTCTCCTTTCAAAGATTTAGACTGTACATTTTTTACACACTCCGGTTATTTGTTGAACCAGAACAAAAGTTACCCTCGTCAACCTAAAATCTTTAGATAGTAGGACTATTCTCTTCCTCACTTTcgtttttagtttgaaaaatagaGTGTTTGACTCCCAAATTTTacacgaaaaaattaatttgaatattccTTAGCAAAGCGTAAGTTTCCAATTGGaccacaaatatttaaaaaattttttgttgaaggCATAGCAACATATGCCAGGAATTCGGTAGAACTTAGTAAAGTCAGGCCCAAGAAAAAAGTCAGCTACTGATTTGTATTGTGCCGTTAGGTTTCCTGGTAGAACAAAGCACTGCCTGCCACTGTTCGCGCAAGTTCAAACTTATGGGACGAATAACTTTAATAAAGTTAATGGATGTTCTAGGAGATAAACTTAAAGACATTACTATAAGACGATAGTGTATCTGCCCGAAGCCACAGGTATGCGTTAAAGCTTGTCTAGGGAGCCATTGAATGAAATAGGCCTTCCAAGAAAGCAAGATAGCTGCGTAACAGGCAATAGGAGGGACACTACAGAAGACTTGGTGTAGGTTCACTTTACCCGCTGTGTTGAAGGAAACTGGTTTCGTAGATAAGAGAGTTACGACCGAGTAGGTACTGTTTTTCCAAAGCTATgaatgtgaagtttcatttcaatctgtcaattcattctttcttTACAAGcgatttagtatcgacgtgtcatagtattttctacaatggaaaaaattaagtatcgtgcggtgattgaattcttatttttggaaggtttaaaggcaaaggaaatttatgaatataaaattataaaatttataaaaatataattatatataagaacttttCGCCAttaattagtacagtagaaatgTGAGTTGCTCACATTGAGTTGCTTGGTCGTACAAGTCtcgaagacgatccacgtcaaggacgtttAAAAACAGAAACAGCTAAAACTcaagaaattgtagaaaaatacaGGAAATCATATTGGAAAATTgtcaagtgactgaaagagattaaGTAGAaaccctaggcatctcattggatGGTGGAAGGAATATTTTGACTGACTGTTTCCTATCGAACCGCAAACCTTATTGAGCAACCTAGTAcctttagaaataaattatacGCAAATATAGTGGCCGACAGATCTATCTTGTTGGGCTTTTTCGCTTTCAATGCACCACTGAAAGTCTACTGTCTAGACTGCTTCCTGGTCTCTGGGCTATTGTGATGAGTTCATGTTTCGCCTGTGGCTATGAATTGGcgcaaaaatgcttttgaactgcagttcaaaaaataaataaataaaaaggaaacCACCAAAAATAAATGAACCAGGGTGGACACTTTCAATCGATGGTGAAGAATCTCTATAatacttttcacatttttggGTTTGCGTGATGATTTTTTGGcgcaaaaaataatgtttacagAGCACACGAAATTCGTTTGATATTtacattctgttaaaaaaaataataactcgGAATAACTCTAAAATTCTGGCGCAGAGTAAATGCTGTTGCCACGCGGATAAAATTATTTGCAACAAATTTGGCAATAGGCGCGTGACAACCCCATTCTACGTAAAACGAATAAAAgtcatgataaaaaaaaaaaatagaacacTTTGGAGCAGTtttgtgaaggaagctttgacgcaccccgtgttgtaatgctgtgaatgatgatgaaaaaaatatcgggaattgttaaAAAGtgctcaattttttttgctggaatgttggtacaactgtcctttatagtatcgcaaagtttgagcgagatctgtcaattagcctttttttggcatttaattatatcaggcAACCGGTGTACTCTgcgatttaataaataaatatcgaaaaaagaatttgtcttacATTTTGTGTGTTTGAAAGGAATTTCGTGTgctgaatcattgaaaatgttgccgaaagcctatggcgagtgtactTTATCAAAAACAGGGGTCTACGAATGGTATAGCGCTtttcttcaacggatgaaaacgtcgccaaagtcaaagaaatggtgctggaaaaccatcatttaagtttgagggaggtagctcgagaccttagcgtgtctcacgaatcaattcgcaacattttacaccatcaattgggcatgagacgcgtggttgctcgactcgttccaagaggttcaataaatttcaaatttatcggAAGAAGtcggctgaagacatgcttgagcaagtgaattcagacgcaacgtttatccagcgcatcataacaggtgatgacaCGTGGgtgtatgagtttgacatgcaaactagtcaacagtcaacaggcggctgaattcgctatccacatgagccgaaacccaaataACCACGTCAaaatcggtcaaaagtgaaagccatgctactcgttttctttgattatcatggtgttgtgcactcggaatctcggaattcgttccaaatggtttgcATTATTTgcaagttatgcgacgtttgagggAGAATGTGTGTAGgtaacggcccaatttgtggaaagaaaactcatggaccttgcaccatgataacgcaccgtctcacaagacccatattgtgaacacttttttgaccgaaAACTCGACAAACATCATCGAACGACCACCGTATTCatcggatttagccccctgtgactttttccttttcccaaaactttaaTTGCCATTCCGCGGACGCctctttgagtcgatagaggccattaagctgaaggagctgaagaaaggtgctttgatgactggactaatcgttggcattcGACTGGAACCTATTTTAAACACggaaaaataaatgttgatgattacacaattattttgcgttttataaaacaattcccggtatttttttgacagaatataaatttaaattcattactgcccatcgaatattatttgagagttttaatacaaaatatggtTTCATCCGTTGGTTTTTCGTTCAGATAACAACAAAAGCCCATCAGATTAGAATTAGAATTCTTGTTGATTCCAAAATTAAGTACGTtttattacaacaataacaaataccgctgcttcgacacattaaaGGTCATGACTTTGCATACATTAAAATAGAAGCCTTAATTAATGCGAATGACTACTAAATCCACACAAAGCGGCAGTAGTCAGCCACATGGAGCATACAACTCGTTAGAATACAAATATAATCCAAATagtgaaatgaaaatatgagaatatgaaagcaaaacaaaacaaagacatatcataaataataagcaaatactCATAGCGAAAAATCAGAGGAGCACAAAAGCAAATAGCAAACGAACAATCCCAgcaagcaaacaacaaaaaattaaacgaacACTGGGCAATGGAAAAAGTCGTGTGTCTGTCTGCCTGCCAATGCCTGTAAATActtataaatgtaaaaatagcCGATAACTATGCCATTAAGCCATGATTCTAGAATTTAGCCGATCAGGTTGGCGAGTGCGAAGTAAGCGTGTTGAAACAGGTTGCCTACTTGGCCACCCCGACTACAACCAAAGCCCAAAGCGCTTCACTGACACCTCTGAACAACATTTCGGCGATAATGAAAGGCACCGTAATGATGAAGTTCACCTTAGGTGCAAACAATAATGAAGATAGAAGTTGGCATAAGAATGTAACTGCTAATGATTATTTCGATAAGGTTGACCATAAACAAGAACACATTTTGTGGCGCACCCTACAAGTGGCGCCACGCAAGGGCGGGCTACAGGGCGTATGCGCCTGCACAATGGAGTGAACGAGTTATGAGGTTAGTGCCTGTGCTTCTTCTTTtgcgctttgtttttttttttttgtgggtgtGTTGCTTGTTGCCCTATTGCACAGGGTCTTCAAGATCGAGTTTCCTTTTTAGCAGTGTTTTGCTTGGATAGCTAACAGCtgtcaaataaattacaaatacaaGTTTTGCAATAAAGAACTTACCACGAAAATATTGCATTTCtgagaataaaaaatgttcaaatattaAGGTTTTTTATGACGGCATAA is from Anastrepha ludens isolate Willacy chromosome 4, idAnaLude1.1, whole genome shotgun sequence and encodes:
- the LOC128861251 gene encoding myb-like protein A; translated protein: MHTSHLVTPTAAETPNTHQHQHPHHGYQNHNYHYNSPQYHSSSSSSSSSINNNNPNYIPHDQSTTNFTNSNPTHHLYTSATTNPTHINSGTPSTSPQHKFAPARRLAARQTLRLQIPKQQGDTYGFQNACNAGVNAASSNYYKYSPSQLPPAPILKRNTTTPTTAYHTKNSLPKSASPLESHKLPNVVCSSASPSPQLSSTSALHYNGSNGGLSIQTATATPTSSANKFLNLRKPSITLNSADVRNNNGTSGSSIGSCGSDLFGFAKELSPSMDMSDHSPIFASSISPSTSSGCSPTHHINRLFSLSPSTMRSYGNVSMHFITFLLL